In Gemmatimonas sp., the DNA window CGGGCGGAAACGGCTGGAGCACCCGCGCCGACACGCCGTCGTGGCCGACCGTGGTGACGAGACAGAACTTCCTTCGGCGCATCGTGGCCCTCGCGATGCTGAGGGCAGCGTCCGGCCCGGCCCGATGTCGGCGCTGCGCCCACGCCCGGTACAGACCCGTCAACGGTCGCCAGAGCAAGTGGAGAGGTGGCATACGGTACCATACCGTATGGTATGCTATGGCGCAACAGGAATAAGTGTGCAGACGAACTTTGACGACACCCGCCAGCCTGGCCGCTTCCTCCTCACGGGGTCGTAACAGCTCCTGCTCAGGACCCCCGTGGCTCAGTCACTGGCCGGACGCAGCTGACGTTGTGGCGAATACCGCCCAAATGGCGCTTGTAAAGCTTCCCGAGAGGCGCGCGGGAAGGTGTGAGTTTCAAGGACTCTGACCCCATGAAACGCCCATCGTTGTCGCCACATCAACCATGCATGCTGCCGCTCAGCGCTCCGCAGTGACCACGCTCATGATCCACGCCTGGTAGTGACTCAGCCGCACGTTGCAGGACACCTGCCCGTACCGACCCGGCGTCCTCACGGTGCTCTGCGCATCGACCCAGGACGTCAACCCGGCCAGCACCCACGGGTCTCCGGCCTGCATGAGCATCGGACCGCCGCTGTCGCCGCTACCGGCCGCGCCTTCGAGTGGCAGTGCCTTGGCCGGCTCGTCGAACACGTAGCAAATCCAACGCCCATAGGCGCTGGTGATCGTGTTGTACGCGCGGCGCATCGTGGTGCGGTGTGAGGCTGAACTCATAGCCCGTCACGCCGTTCCCGATTGCTCCCTTGCCGATGATCTGGACCACTCCCCGCGCTGGTACGCTTTCGCGCCGATGAGGTCGAGGACTTTGGGTTGGCACCATGGGGACGTCACGAAGTAGAGTTCTGGTACTCCGCGTGGCAGCCGGTCAGCGCCGGCGTGCTCTTGCCACGACAGCGCGATGTGCGACGGGTTGGGCGCCCCTGCAAGCGCATGACGGTGCTGGGCATGCAGGTCAACGCGCCCGCGCCGAGCGATTCCTTCGCCATCAGCGACAGTCTCATGGCCGCGTACCTCGTCACGGAGCGACGGCCCATGTGGCAGTACGCTGTCGAGAAGACCGGACGCGTGGTTCGCGATCGCTTCGCGGTGACGCCACCGATGACTGGCAGTCCCGGCGCCGTGCGCCTTGGCGGTATGTGGGTCGTGCTCGAGACGGCACAACACGAGGGGGCGATGACGCTGATTGCCGAATGGCTCGGGCGTGTCACGCCTGGTGTTCCAATCGGCGCGGGTATCGCCACGATGCCGTCGGTGGCGAACGGTGGGGCGCGATGGTTCGCTGACGCACGACGACCGCTGTTCATTGCTCCTGGCGCCGCGCCGTTCGTACAGCGCATCACGGGGCGGTCGAACAGCGGCACCGTAATCTCCACTGCGCGTTGGGTGCGCATTGGCTCCGACTCGCTCTGGGTTGAGCCATTCGACGCGCCAGATATCTCGGGGGCGTTGGCGATCTACTCGCCGACGCTGCAATGGCTCTATCTCCCGATGGCCGGTGCACACGCCGTTCGCGACGAACAGGCAGCGCTCACCGCGCGACTGGCGGCGCGCGGGCTGCCAGTGGAGTGGATCGGGTCGGTGCGTGCGCTGGTCACGGCGGTGCCTCCCGCGAAGTAGGCACCACGTGGGAAAGCCCGCCACGACTCCTACTGAATGGCGTCACTGGGACTGAGCGGCGCACCACTCGTCCCCGTCGATCGAGCGGAGTGCACCACTACTTACGCAGCTCTGGAATCGACGCCGCCAGACGTTGTAGCGCGCGGAAATGCTCGGCGACGGCGCGCGTCCCCACCTTGGTGAGAGAAAGCCACGTCCGCTGGCGTGAGGCGAGCGTGGCCTTGCGGACGGTGAGATAGCCGGCGTCTTCGAGTTGCTTGACGTGCTTCGACAGCACCGAGTCGCTGACCCCCGTTTCGCCTCGAACCAGCGAGAATTCCGCCTCGCTCACCGCCGACAGTATCGCGCAGATCTGGAGACGCACGGGGGCGTGAATGACGGGATCGAGCTGCAAGCCACTCACGACATCTCCTCCCGGAGCTCTGCCCGCCAGGCGCGATCCCATGCGACACTTCCACGGGCCGCGATGATCGCCATGACCACCCCGCAGAAGATCGCCACACGGCCGTCAGGATACGCATCACGAAAGAGCATCGCCAGTGCGCAGAACACCGCGGTCGCGAAGCCAATGCCGATCGCGATGCGTCGGGTCTTGCCAGGCCGCGTGCCGCTGACCTGTTCGGACTCAGCTCCATGCAGTGAGGACGCGCCATCGCGACGCCCGGGGAGCCATGCACATTGCATGAGGTCCTCAGGGGCGCGGCCGAGTTCCCTCGAGAGCCCCTGGGCACGTGCCACGACCACGGTTTACCCAACCACCAGCGGCAACATGCTCACATGGCCGCCCACCACCCGCCACACGCCGTCGGGCTCACGCGCCCAAACGCGCGTGTATCGGAAGGTTCCACTCACGGGGGCACCGCCTACGTCCACGGTGAGGCCGGCGCGCAACGCAATCACGGCCACGTCATCCCCGACGCGTCGCACCTGCAGCTCCTCCGGCTCGTGTCGGCGGAACCGTACGACGCCTGCGGCATGCGCGCTGAGATCCTGCTGCTTGGTACCTAGCTGCCCGTCGGGACCCGTGAACAACAGCGCATCGGCAATGAGGGCGTCGAGTGTGGGCACATCGGCGTCGAGCTGCGCACGGCGCAAGCGCGCTTCGAGCATGACCATCTCGGGGTCGGCGGGCCCCGAAAGGACCGAGGTCATCAGGTCGAGTTCAAGCTCATTCATGGGTGATCATGAAGGTGATTGGTGGCGTGCGGTGCGTCGCGTTGCTGACTGACCAGGGCCCATCGAGGGGCCGCACATTGCGGAGGATCATCGCCGCGCAGATTGAAATACCCTGCAGAAAGTGTATGCCCCACGCTCACCCGATGCCCTGTGTTTCCAGCACCGACCGTGCGAGTAGCCACCCCAATGCGCCGGCCATGAGTGCGCCCACCAGACCGCTGGGCAAACCGCGCATATGTGGGAGACCGAACAGCATCGGGGACAGCAACGTGACGAGCGATGGATTCATCGTGCCGGCGAGCGGCACCAGCAGGCCCACGCGATGTCCAGTCCATCTGCCGCTCCAGTGGGATGGCACCGTCGGCGCCATCCCACTGGAGCGCTGCGTCTTGCGCGTCTCCGGCCCGGTCAGCGCACGACGATTTGCTTTTCGACGGTAACCGGGGACTCGCTCGACGTCCACTGCTCAACCCGGCGGCCCCGCACACGAAGGGTCGCAAGTCCGGGGGTGGCGATCGTGACCGTGACCGTCCGGCTGATATTCAAGAGCACCTCGATGCACGCGCGATCCGTCGTGTACACGTCGGACGGTTCAAGCAGCACGGTGCGATCGCTCGGCGAGATCGCCGTCGGGCCCGCCACCCAGCAGCCGCTCAGGACGATGCTTCCGATCTGCACCGTGAACGGCTCGCCGGCGCGCACCGTATCGGGCGCCACCAGCGCAGCGGACGGCAGCAGGACCCCCGTGGTTGGTGCCGGAGCCCATTGCAGCGCCGGATTCGCACGTGACACTGACGCGTCGTCTGCAGGCAGCGCTGATTCCAACCCGGTCAGCATTTGCAGCACGGACGTCTCCGTACGCACCGGCGCCAGATCCGGCTCGGTTGTCCCCCCGCACGCACTCACCAGAAAAAGCACGGTACCACTCAAAAGGTGAGCGGCTCGACGACATCGCAGCATATGACTTCCTCGGAAGAGATGGACGCAGGCGTTGAATCGACGCGATGCTGCCTACACTACCTTCGTCACGAAGGCTCGTGTCACCGATCGTACACGAACGGCGGCTCACGCGAAACAAACGGACCGCAGGCGACTCCCTACTCGTGCCGGATCGCTTCGATCGGATTGAGGCGGGCCGCGCGAACCGCGGGATACATGCCGAAGACGAGCCCCACGAGCACCGCGCTCAGTACGGCCACGGCCACCGTACTCATCGACACACTTGCAGCGATCTGCATACCGGGTAATTGCGCGCGCATGAGCGCGGTGATCGAGAAGGCCGCGCCCAGCCCAAGGACGACGCCCACCGCGCTGCCGAATCCCGAGATGACGATAGACTCGGCGAGAAACTGCGAGCGAACGTCACGCGAGCGCGCCCCAACCGCTTTGCGTATCCCGATCTCCCGCGTACGCTCGGTGACCGCGGCGAGCAGCACGTTCATGATGCCGATTCCGCCTACGAGCAGCGAGATACCGGTGATCGCGCCCATAAACAGCTTGAAGAGCAGGATCCCCTGTTGCGCCTGCTGCAGCCGGCCCTCGTTGCTCTTGAAGCTCACTGTGCCCGCGCCGAATCGAGTCGTGGCCCAGCGCGTGATCGCGATCCGTACGCTGTCTGCCTGCTCCACGGTGCGGAGCTTGCCGAGCAACGACACCACCCGCGGACGCGCCGTGGGGGGCATGGCAGCCGTCGCTGCGGGAAGCGGCACCCACGCCATGTCGTTGGCGCTGGTGTCGGCGCTCACGCCGATGATCGTGAAGACGGTGGACTGAAGCCGCAGCGTGCGCCCCAAAAGTTCGGCCACGCCGCTCAGGGATTCGGCAACGATAAGTCGACGGGCCAGCCCGCCCGACAGGACAACTAATCGCCCCGTCGTGTCGTTCACATCGCGTGCGGTGAACGCGCGTCCAGCGGCGAGCGTCACGCCGCCGATCGCACTCCACCCCTCGGTGACGCCGACGATCATGGCCATGCGCCGCACTCGCCCTGCCGAATCAGTGACCTCACCACGCGCCGTCAGCTGCGCGCTGAGCCCCTCGACCCCTGGCATGCGCGCCGCCTCCCGGACATCGGCGGCGACAAACACGGGGTAGCGGTCGAGCGGAAAGCTCTGGCCGTCCACTTCCTCCGCAGTGACCGGGTCTACGGTGAAGTACATAACGGATGTCGTCTGGTCGAGCTGTGCGCGCATGGTGTCTTCAAGGCCATCACCGACCGAGAGCACGGCCACGAGCGAGCCCACGCCGATGATCATCCCGAGCGTAGAGAGCACGGTACGCAGGGGGTTGGCGCGTAATGCGTCCGCGCCGACCCGCAAGTTCTGAAAGAAATTGAGAGAGGACATGCGTGCCTTACGGGCGAGCGCGGGCAATGGTGTCGGGGCGTTCCCGGCGCTTGACATCAACCGCGCGTGAGTCGGAAGGAAGCGGGCGCTGGCTGAACCGTTCAGTCACCTCCACCCCCGCCGGCGGCCGGATCGCGCGTGACGGCGCGGGCCTGAGCGCCGCGAGTTTCGAAGCGCTCTCATACGGAGCACTGAACGATTCGCGTCACCTGATTCGGGACCTGCCCCGGGGTCAGTGCACGCGGCCATCCTCGCGCGATGATGACTGGAACGCGCCGGATTGACACTTGCTTCACATCGCCTTGCGAACTTCCGCTCACTCACTCATTCTGGAGGCTTCGCATGTCCGTCCGTTTCATCGTCATGTGCACCGCGCTCTCGCTCCTCGCGCTGTCGCGCCCAGCGCACGCGCAACCCGTACGCGCCGCCGCCGTAGTGCTGGTGGTCAGCAGCGCCGGTCGCGACAGCGGTCGCACCCGTCCAGGCTTTGAAATGGACGAGCTCACGCAGGCGTATCACATTTTCGCGACCAACGGGTTCGCCGTGACCATTGCCAGCCCCGCCGGCGGTGCCGTGCAAGCGGACAAGTATGATGCAGGCTTGGCATACAATGCCGCCTTTCTCGCTGATACGACCGCCATACGCAAGCTCACGAATACCACCCGTACCGCTGCCGTCCGCGCAGGTGATTTCGACGCAATTTTCGTGGTGGGCGGCAAAGGCGCGATGTTCGACCTCTCCCTCGACGCGGCGCTGGCCCGCCTGGCCGGCGAGATCTATGATCGCGGTGGCGTCGTGAGCGCCGTCTGTCACGGGCCGGCAGGACTGGTGCGTGCGCGCACCAAGACCGGAACGGCATTGCTGGCGGGGCGCATGGTCACGGGCTTCTCGAACGAAGAAGAGCAGGTCTTCGGCAAGAAGTGGGTGTCGCAGTTCCCGTTCATGCTGGAAACTGAGATCCGCTCGCTCGGCGCCGAATGGCAGGAGGCTGCGCTCATGCTTCCGCACGTGGCCATCGACGGCCGGATTGTCACCGGCCAGAATCCCTATGCCACGGCAGCCACCGCCGAGGCGGTGGTACGCACGCTGGGTCGACCGCTCGCCGCGCGCACGCCGTGGGCCGATGAACGTACCGTCAATTTTGCATACGCCGCGTTACGCCGCGACCCGCATACGCCGCGTCGTGAACTCGCCACGATTCACGCGGAGCTCAAGATCGACTTGATCGGACTCATCGGCTACTACCAGCTGCAGACGGCAACGGATACGAGCGCCGTACGGTCGGCGCTCACCCTCATGGAACTGGCCGCGCCGTACATGCCGCAGCCACAGATGACACTCGGCATGGCTGATGCCTACCGTCGACTGGGACGGATGGACGATGCCCGTGCGCTCGCGAAGGACGTGGTGCGGTTGCACCCGACCATGCGGGAAGCACGTGAACTGCTCACGACGCTCGAACGAGCCACGCCACCGCAATGAATACCCGTGCCATGCATGTGCTGGTGATCGAGGACAATGCGGCCTTGCGCGAAAGCGTGGGGCTGCTGCTTCGGGCACATGGCCATCGCGTGGACCTCGCGGCCGAAGGACGGGCGGGACTGCAGATGGCACTCGCCGAGCCACCGGACGTGCTGGTCCTCGACGTCATGCTCCCCGGTTTAGGTGGTTTGCGTCTCTGCGCGCGCCTGCGCGCGGAGTGCGACCGTCACGTACCAGTGCTCATGCTCACGGCGCGCGATACACTGGCCGATAAACTCGAGGGCTTTCGCGTCGGTGCCGATGACTATCTCACCAAGCCGTTTGCCAACGAGGAACTGCTCGCGCGATGTGTGGCGCTGTCCTCGCGACATAGTGCCGGCCTGGATCATGTGCTGCGAATAGGATCGCTGATGATCGATCGTCGATCGGGCATCGTACGGCGTAACGGACAGATTCTCGCGCTGCGGCAGTTGTCGCACCGCATTCTGCTGATGCTCGCGGAAGCATGGCCGCGTGCCGTGACGCGCAGTGAGCTCACACGACGTCTCTGGGGCGAGGATTCCCCGGTGTCGGATCCGCTGCGTACGCATCTATACCTTCTACGTCAGGCGCTCGATAGGCCGTTCGACACACCCATGCTGGTGACCATTCACGACATGGGGTATCGGCTGCAGGCGGATACGTGAACCTCGGTATCTCTCGAGCACAATGGTGAGAGCCGGGTCGGACGAGCGGCGGGCCTCCACGCTGCGCACGCGGATCGTGCGTGCGTTCGCGGCGTTTGCCGTGGTTGTTGCCATTTTCTTCGGCGTGTCGACGGCGGTGTTCCTGTACACCGTCGAGGATGAGTTCTTCAACGCGATGCTCGGCGAAGAAGCCGCGCTCCTTGAATCGCAGAGGGCTTCCGGCGCCGACTGGGGTGTGCCGAGAACCTCGTGGATGTCGGTCCACACATCAACGGAGAGCCTGCCAGCGGATCTCCGGTCGCAGCTCCGCGCGGAACCCACTCGAACGGAGTTCGTTGGCGAGAACGGGCGCCACTATCATGTGCGGCCGCTGCGAGGCCGTGCCGGAGCAACGGCGGCTCGTGAGGGCGCGCGTGCGCTGATCGCACCCGCATGGCTCGTGGCCGAAGTGAGCAGGCGCTTGATCGTACGCCCCATGCGCAGCGCGCTGATCGAGAAGTGGCTGATCGTCGAGTGCTTCATCCTCGTGCTGGCGGTGTTGATCGCGTTGCGCATGGCACGACGTGTGGCACAGCCGTTGGCATCGCTGGCGGAAGGCGTTCAGGATTTCGATCCGTCCCTCCCGACAGGAACCGCCGTGATGGTAAATGCCGATGCCGAAGTTCTGGTGGTTGCGAAAGCACTCGACGAGATGCGGGCGCGAGTACAGGCGCTGGTCGCACGCGAGCGGACGTTCACCCGCGATGTGAGTCATGAACTGCGCACACCGCTCGCGGTCATTCGTTCGACGGCCGCACAAGCACTACGCGATGACGGCATGCGGAGCGACTCGCGCCGGTTGCTCACGATGGCGCTGAATGCTGCCGAACAGATGGAGCGCACGGTCACGAGCCTCCTGACGCTCGCGCGCGACGATCTGCTGGTCGGGCCCGCGATGCCAACGCGAATCCTCCCCACGCTCGAGCAGGTGGTGGTGGAGCAGTCCCTCGTGATCTCCGGGCGCGACATTTCGCTTGACTTACGTGTCCCCGCACAGGCCGCGCTCCACGTCTCCGAGACGGTGTTGCACATGCTGCTCTCCAACCTGCTGGGGAACGCCTTTGCGCATACGGCATCTGGCAACATACGCATGACGTTCGTCGACGGAATTTTGCGGATAAGCAATCCAGTGGACGATGACCACAACGAGCGAGTGGTGCCCAAGCTGGACACGCTTGCCGTGCCAGGGGTGCGCCGCGACCACAGCCCTGGCTACGGATTCGGTCTGGATATCGTGGCGCGACTCTGCGCACGGGCCGGCCTGGCGCTCCACTGGCAGCGGCGTGAAGGCGTGTTCGATGTGTGGGTTTACGAGCACACACATCGTTCGAGGAGCCGCGCGTGATAGGCGCACCGCTGACCGCGAGACGTAGCGCACGAGACTGCGCCAGTTGCACCTCTCCCGTCATGCGTACACGGTAGTGAACCAGATCCGCCTTACCGGCCACTGGGTGCTCCAGAGCACGTCGTTCAGCCACTCACGCAGCGGGTTCACGTCAAACAACTCGTCCTTGATACGCACGAACGTGCTACAGCGAATGGGCCCGGTTTCGATTTGGACCGCCCCCCTGACCTGCTCGGGATGGCGGTTGATGACCGAGGTGCCGTACATCCCGCACCAGGAATGGCCGACCAGGGTGACCTGCAGCCCGGGGGCAACGCGGTCCACGAGAGCGAGCACGTGCCTTCCGCGGCGAAGTCGACGCGCGTGTAATCCTCCACATGGGCCGCGCCGAGCTGCTGCCTCGTTGCCGCGTGGGCGCCCCTGCACACACCGTGTCCTCCGCGCCGGCCGCGACGGCGAGTTGCACCGTCGCGGAGCCAACGGTGCCCGACGCGCCGTTGATCAGGACGCGGTCTCCAGCTCACACGGCGCCGCGTCGGAAGAAATCGAGCGCCGTGGTGCCACCAAACGTGAGGGCTGCTGCGGTCTCGTACGAGTGGGTCGGCGGCTTGCCCACGATCACCGCATCGGCACGCACACAGCGGTACTGAGCGCGAGCGCCCCGTTTTGCACCAGAGAAAGCCACGACCGCGTCACCCACGGCAAAGTGGTGGACAGCGGCACCAATCTCCACGATGTCCCCAGTCAATTCCGTGCCAAGGATCGGTTGACGCGGGGCGGTGATACCGAACGCCTGGCGGTCCGTCTTGTCGGCACACCGCGGCCTGCATCTGTGATGTCACGGCGCCGGAGCAGCCTGACGAGCCTTCCGACGGAGGGCGGTGGTCAGGCCGATCCGAATGGCGTACAGGTCAGCCCTTGAGCGCTTGATGTCGAAACCGAGTGACCCATCAGGTTGATCCGTCAAGCCGCCCTTGATGAGATAGTTCCGTTCACCGTGGCTTTCATACCCGACGCCGATGTCAATGCTGGTGCTGCGGTGCACGGGCAACTGCAGGCCAACACCGCCACGCAACACCAGGCCGCCATCGCCAAAATTTTCGTCGGCGGCGACGAAATCCGGAACAAGGCCGCCGCCGAGTCCACTGACGGTCGCGAAGCGGCTCACGCCGAGGAGGCCGTAGCCATAAAGCCGGACCCGTCCGACCGGTACGGCGAACTGTGGCCCGAGTGCCAACGAGAAGATCCCGTTGGCCGTGGTCAGGTCCACGGCCACGCGACAGTGCGGCGCCGTTCCCAGACAATTTCGCTGGCTCTCGTGGCCGTAGTTCAGCCACCCCCCTTCCAACCGCAGCGACACGAGGCCGTATCGGTCGAGCCGCAGTAAGGCATGGGCCTGCCCCCCGGCCGCGTTCTTCACGTTCCGCTTGAACGCGCCGACCGGTTGGCCGGCATCGGCGGTGAGACCAACGTGCCACCGAGGAAGGCGCACGGCGTTGGTGTCCGTGGAAGGCGATTGCTGCTGCCCGAAGGCGAGGGTCGCGAACGAAAGCAGCCCGACAAGGGCGGCAAGGGAACAACGCATGGGGAGAGGGTGCGGAAAGTGTTTACAGACTTACAGTGTATGCTTGAAAGTACGCTGTAAGGTTTTTGCCCGTCAAGCGCGGCCGTGTGCTTGCCATACATTGTTGGGACCTGTAGTGTCCCTTGCATGCCCTCCCCTCGACGCGCGCCACTGAGTCGCGACCGCATTTTGCGCGCTGCCATCGCGCTCGCAGACCGGCACGGTCTCGAGGCGCTCTCCATGCGCAAACTCGCCACGAAGCTCAAGGTCGAAGCGATGTCGCTGTACAATCACGTCGCGAACAAGGACGAACTGCTCGATGGCATGGTCGATGCCGTGATTGGGGAAATCGCGCGGCCGATCCGTGGCGGCGACTGGAAAGCCGCCATGCGTGCGCGTGCCACCTCGGCGCTGGCGGTGATGACGGCCCATCCGTGGGCGCCAATGCTCGTCATGTCACGCATCAGCGTCGGTCCCAACATGCTCGGCTACATCGACGCCACGCTCGCCACGCTGCGCGAGGCGGGATTGTCCTGGTTCGAGACGGATCGCGCGTGGAATGCCATGGACAACTACATCTATGGGTTCGCGATGCAACAGCAGAACTTTCCCGTGAACCCTGACGAATACGCATCGGCGGCGGCGGCCTACTTGCCCATGTTGCCCGCCGATGTGTACCCCTACATGCACGAACTTTCGGCGCTTGTAGCAGATGGTTCGCACGACGGGACACTCGATTTTGCGTTTGGGCTGGAACTGATTCTCGATGGATTGGAGCGGCTGCGGCATACACGCGCATAGGCGCGTGCCAAGGCCACCATTCTGAGAGCAGGTAATCCGCGCCGGCATGGCCAGCGCCGCGACATGGACCAGCTTCGTCTGGCGCGCCTGCCCGTCCGCGCCCTACGCCGCGGAGTGTACGCGATCGTGACCCCATGCAGTTTGTACCCCCTTCGCCTGCAACGGCGTGACGGAATGGTACTCGGCGAGGTATCCGTGGCAGGGCGTCAGTGGATCCGCGAGCCGATGTAGCGCTCAAGCCGTCGGCGCCCATTGAGACCCCTTCTGGTGCCGGGCTCGAAATCGACCGCTGCGGCCGCTCGCTGAAACTTATAGTGTAAGCCTGCGTAACTTACAGTGTAACGGTAAGCGTTCGCGCGCCCCACCATCCTCTTTGACGCACACTCCATGCGATTCCGCTTGTTTCTGTTTCTGGTAACCGCGCTGGTCCCCGTCGCCGGAGCCCAGGCTCAGGCCCAGACGTGCGACGCAACCTTCAGTAAAAAGGGCAACCCGGTCACCGGGCTCAAGTTCACGGCGATGAACAGCGTGGCCGAGTTGTCCACTCGCGACGCCATCAACCAGCTGCGCGGCATCGTGGTCGCACGGGGCTACGATGTACTCGCCTTGGAACCGGAGGCGGGCGACATGCTGCTCGAAATGCCGCAGGCCGCCAACCAACGCTCATTTCCTATCGTGGCCAAGGCAACCTCCGCGGGCACGGTCACCACCGTGCAGTTGCGCGCCAATCTGCGCGCCGGGGTGTCTACCAACAGCGACGCCGTGAAGGCCGAACTGTGCGGTATGCTCACGGCGCTCACCGGCGGTGCGGCCGGCGAAACCGCCGCTCAGCAGGGCCAGCGTGCAACGGCGAGTGCCGCGCCCACCGTCATGAACGCCCAGATGCTCGCCGACCGCCTGTCCAAGGAGCGCGACGGGAACGTGAACGAAATTCCTCTGCGCTACAAGGATCGCGCCTTCTTACTCGAGGGCATGGTGTCATCGGTCATCCGGGATGGCGACAGCTACAGCGTCATCTTCGACATTCTGCCGTGGGAAAAGAAGGCCGTGCACCTGCCGGGTGAGTCGCAGTTCAAAACCGACATTGTCTGCAGGCTCGCGCCCGGCCAGTCCGTATACGCGCTCACGCTCAAGCCGAGAACCAAGGTCACACTCACCGGAACGTACCAGGAATACCGTGAGCTGCCGCTGCCTTCGACGATGTGGTTGTCCAATTGCACGCCGTCCAAGTGATGCGCCGGCCTGACCGCCGCGCCCGATGCATTCATCCACTCATTCCACTCATTTCGTGAACCGCTCGCTGTTCGTCCTCACACTTCTCATTGCTGTGCCGCCATTATCAGCGCAGGCGCCGCCGGTTACTGCGGGCGCGCCGGTGTCTGCATCGAAGCCGCCACGTGGTACCCTGGCGTCGCCAACCGGCCAAGTGGACATCGTCCCGCAGGACACGCTGCCGGCCACCCGCCGCGAGCGCGTGGCCGGGTATGTGCGCAGCCTCGCCTCGGGCGAGGTGCTGCGCGGCGCGCTCGTTCGCGTCGATGCCGACGCGCAGGTACGCCAGACTAATGAAGAGGGGTTCTATGCCCTCGTCCTGCCGGTGGGGCCCCATCGGTTGCGTGTGCGCGCGATCGGGTACGCGCCACTCGACACGACCATCGTGGTCTCCGAACGGCTGGATCTCACGCTCCGGTTGCGACCATCGGAGACGACGCTGCAGGCTGTGCAGGTGCAGGCGAAGCGTGAGGAACGGGCCGACCTGGACCCCGCCGCCCCGCAAATGAGCGTCGTGCGCCTAAGCATGGCCGCGGCCAAGGCGGTGCCACCGGTGCTTGGCGAGGTGGACCCGTTGCGCACCCTCACGCTCCTGCCGGGCGTCTCGACAACGTCCGATGCGTCTACCGCCTTCTCCGTGCGCGGCGGCGGCGTGGACCAGAATCTCATCCTGCTGGATGAGTCCACGATCTACAATCCATCACACATCTTCGGCTTCCTCTCCACGTTCAATGCCGACGCGATCGACAACGTGACACTGTACAAGGGCGGCATTCCGCCTCGCTTCGGCGGACGCCTGTCGTCGGTGGTGGACGTCCGGCAGCGCGATGGGAACCGGGAGGAGTTCGCGGGCACGGCGTCCATCGGCCTGCTCTCCAGCAAGCTGCTGCTGGAAGGGCCGATGCGGGGCAA includes these proteins:
- a CDS encoding trypsin-like serine protease — its product is MSSASHRTTMRRAYNTITSAYGRWICYVFDEPAKALPLEGAAGSGDSGGPMLMQAGDPWVLAGLTSWVDAQSTVRTPGRYGQVSCNVRLSHYQAWIMSVVTAER
- a CDS encoding transcriptional regulator is translated as MSGLQLDPVIHAPVRLQICAILSAVSEAEFSLVRGETGVSDSVLSKHVKQLEDAGYLTVRKATLASRQRTWLSLTKVGTRAVAEHFRALQRLAASIPELRK
- a CDS encoding nuclear transport factor 2 family protein; the encoded protein is MNELELDLMTSVLSGPADPEMVMLEARLRRAQLDADVPTLDALIADALLFTGPDGQLGTKQQDLSAHAAGVVRFRRHEPEELQVRRVGDDVAVIALRAGLTVDVGGAPVSGTFRYTRVWAREPDGVWRVVGGHVSMLPLVVG
- a CDS encoding ABC transporter permease, whose product is MSSLNFFQNLRVGADALRANPLRTVLSTLGMIIGVGSLVAVLSVGDGLEDTMRAQLDQTTSVMYFTVDPVTAEEVDGQSFPLDRYPVFVAADVREAARMPGVEGLSAQLTARGEVTDSAGRVRRMAMIVGVTEGWSAIGGVTLAAGRAFTARDVNDTTGRLVVLSGGLARRLIVAESLSGVAELLGRTLRLQSTVFTIIGVSADTSANDMAWVPLPAATAAMPPTARPRVVSLLGKLRTVEQADSVRIAITRWATTRFGAGTVSFKSNEGRLQQAQQGILLFKLFMGAITGISLLVGGIGIMNVLLAAVTERTREIGIRKAVGARSRDVRSQFLAESIVISGFGSAVGVVLGLGAAFSITALMRAQLPGMQIAASVSMSTVAVAVLSAVLVGLVFGMYPAVRAARLNPIEAIRHE
- a CDS encoding DJ-1/PfpI family protein produces the protein MSVRFIVMCTALSLLALSRPAHAQPVRAAAVVLVVSSAGRDSGRTRPGFEMDELTQAYHIFATNGFAVTIASPAGGAVQADKYDAGLAYNAAFLADTTAIRKLTNTTRTAAVRAGDFDAIFVVGGKGAMFDLSLDAALARLAGEIYDRGGVVSAVCHGPAGLVRARTKTGTALLAGRMVTGFSNEEEQVFGKKWVSQFPFMLETEIRSLGAEWQEAALMLPHVAIDGRIVTGQNPYATAATAEAVVRTLGRPLAARTPWADERTVNFAYAALRRDPHTPRRELATIHAELKIDLIGLIGYYQLQTATDTSAVRSALTLMELAAPYMPQPQMTLGMADAYRRLGRMDDARALAKDVVRLHPTMREARELLTTLERATPPQ
- a CDS encoding response regulator transcription factor; the encoded protein is MNTRAMHVLVIEDNAALRESVGLLLRAHGHRVDLAAEGRAGLQMALAEPPDVLVLDVMLPGLGGLRLCARLRAECDRHVPVLMLTARDTLADKLEGFRVGADDYLTKPFANEELLARCVALSSRHSAGLDHVLRIGSLMIDRRSGIVRRNGQILALRQLSHRILLMLAEAWPRAVTRSELTRRLWGEDSPVSDPLRTHLYLLRQALDRPFDTPMLVTIHDMGYRLQADT
- a CDS encoding HAMP domain-containing sensor histidine kinase: MVRAGSDERRASTLRTRIVRAFAAFAVVVAIFFGVSTAVFLYTVEDEFFNAMLGEEAALLESQRASGADWGVPRTSWMSVHTSTESLPADLRSQLRAEPTRTEFVGENGRHYHVRPLRGRAGATAAREGARALIAPAWLVAEVSRRLIVRPMRSALIEKWLIVECFILVLAVLIALRMARRVAQPLASLAEGVQDFDPSLPTGTAVMVNADAEVLVVAKALDEMRARVQALVARERTFTRDVSHELRTPLAVIRSTAAQALRDDGMRSDSRRLLTMALNAAEQMERTVTSLLTLARDDLLVGPAMPTRILPTLEQVVVEQSLVISGRDISLDLRVPAQAALHVSETVLHMLLSNLLGNAFAHTASGNIRMTFVDGILRISNPVDDDHNERVVPKLDTLAVPGVRRDHSPGYGFGLDIVARLCARAGLALHWQRREGVFDVWVYEHTHRSRSRA
- a CDS encoding TetR/AcrR family transcriptional regulator yields the protein MPSPRRAPLSRDRILRAAIALADRHGLEALSMRKLATKLKVEAMSLYNHVANKDELLDGMVDAVIGEIARPIRGGDWKAAMRARATSALAVMTAHPWAPMLVMSRISVGPNMLGYIDATLATLREAGLSWFETDRAWNAMDNYIYGFAMQQQNFPVNPDEYASAAAAYLPMLPADVYPYMHELSALVADGSHDGTLDFAFGLELILDGLERLRHTRA